Proteins co-encoded in one Chitinophagales bacterium genomic window:
- a CDS encoding cysteine desulfurase has protein sequence MTQENKHIYFDNAATTPVDREVIDTMIPYMESHFGNPSAIHFYGRETRAAIERARKSVAKYLNATPSEIFFTSGGTESNNMAIRCAVQAYHLKHIITSPIEHHCVMHTTEALEKEGAVKLHHIHVDEKGRLDLQHLEELLQGINEKTLVTLMHANNEIGTMMDMDHVGEICKRYGAIFHCDTVQTVAHFPFDLKKTNVHFISGAAHKFHGPKGSGFIYIHHSVKIPPMIFGGAQERNMRAGTENVYGIVGLAKALELGYENLYTTKQYISGLRDYMVEKLKANIPDVSFNGDVHGRCLYTVLNVSFPMNPKSQMLLFNLDMAGICASSGSACSSGSNKNSHVLEAIHSDPNRVAIRFSFSKYNTKEEVDFVVEKLNELALEPVAVS, from the coding sequence ATGACCCAGGAAAACAAACACATTTATTTCGATAATGCCGCAACTACTCCTGTAGACCGTGAGGTAATTGACACCATGATTCCGTATATGGAATCACATTTTGGAAATCCATCCGCCATACATTTTTATGGCAGAGAAACCCGTGCTGCTATCGAAAGAGCCCGCAAGAGCGTTGCAAAGTATTTAAATGCAACACCTTCGGAAATTTTCTTCACTTCAGGAGGAACCGAATCAAACAATATGGCGATCCGGTGTGCGGTACAGGCGTATCACCTCAAGCACATAATCACTTCGCCTATCGAGCACCACTGCGTTATGCATACAACAGAGGCTCTGGAAAAGGAAGGCGCGGTAAAGCTGCATCATATTCATGTAGATGAAAAGGGAAGATTGGATCTGCAGCATCTGGAAGAATTGTTACAGGGCATCAATGAAAAGACCCTGGTAACATTAATGCATGCAAATAACGAGATCGGGACGATGATGGATATGGACCACGTAGGAGAAATATGCAAAAGATACGGGGCTATTTTTCATTGCGATACGGTGCAAACAGTGGCACATTTTCCATTTGACCTGAAGAAAACCAATGTGCATTTCATTTCCGGCGCAGCACATAAATTCCATGGACCTAAAGGATCAGGCTTTATTTACATTCACCATTCTGTGAAGATTCCCCCCATGATTTTCGGAGGCGCCCAGGAGCGCAACATGCGGGCGGGAACAGAAAATGTATATGGCATAGTCGGCCTTGCAAAAGCGCTCGAACTGGGATATGAAAATTTATACACCACGAAACAATACATTTCCGGGCTGCGTGATTATATGGTGGAAAAGCTAAAAGCAAATATTCCTGATGTATCCTTTAACGGTGATGTTCACGGCCGATGTCTATACACGGTGCTTAATGTTTCTTTTCCCATGAACCCTAAATCACAAATGTTACTTTTTAATTTAGATATGGCAGGAATTTGTGCCTCCAGTGGCAGCGCCTGCTCTTCCGGCAGCAACAAAAATTCTCATGTTCTGGAAGCCATCCATTCCGATCCCAACCGGGTAGCTATACGGTTTTCTTTTTCAAAATACAATACGAAAGAAGAGGTCGATTTTGTGGTGGAAAAATTAAATGAATTGGCGCTGGAACCGGTAGCCGTATCTTAA
- a CDS encoding acyl-CoA reductase, whose protein sequence is MNLEKRIDTLDQLHDVLSPENPEIKVITEKAYEQNPWFTPGNIFIALKNIREKFLQKEKLERWLASYSIPENITAKAVGIIMAGNLPLVGFHDFLCVLLSGHRPFIKLSSKDNVLFAFVLEKLFQIDKELPEWIIVSERLNGMDAMIATGSNNSSRYFEYYFGKYPHIIRKNRTSVAVLTGKESKEDLEKLGNDIFSFFGLGCRNVSKLYAPENYRFDFFFEAIEPFRQVAGHTKYFNNYEYNRTLLLMNNIPHLTNDFLLLREEKRLISPVAEVFYEHYTGRNDLDEKLSLQKENIQCIIGENYVPFGAAQSPELWDYADNVDTMKFLTSLGEKHSKLD, encoded by the coding sequence ATGAATTTAGAAAAAAGGATAGATACACTTGACCAATTGCATGATGTCTTATCTCCTGAAAATCCGGAGATAAAAGTTATTACAGAAAAAGCCTATGAGCAAAATCCGTGGTTCACTCCAGGAAATATTTTTATTGCGCTGAAAAACATCCGGGAAAAATTTCTACAAAAAGAAAAATTGGAAAGGTGGCTGGCTTCGTATTCTATTCCGGAAAATATTACAGCGAAAGCGGTTGGCATCATCATGGCCGGGAACCTTCCGCTGGTTGGCTTTCATGATTTTCTCTGCGTCCTGTTGTCCGGCCATCGACCCTTTATAAAATTATCCTCAAAGGACAATGTGCTTTTTGCATTTGTGCTTGAAAAATTATTTCAGATTGATAAAGAGCTTCCGGAATGGATTATCGTTTCTGAAAGGCTGAATGGAATGGATGCAATGATTGCAACCGGGTCCAATAACTCATCACGGTATTTCGAATATTATTTTGGAAAATATCCTCACATCATCCGGAAAAACAGGACGTCAGTGGCCGTACTTACGGGTAAGGAATCTAAAGAAGACCTGGAAAAACTCGGGAATGATATTTTTTCATTCTTTGGATTGGGATGCAGAAATGTTTCAAAGCTGTACGCGCCCGAAAATTACCGGTTTGATTTTTTCTTTGAAGCCATCGAACCGTTCCGGCAGGTTGCCGGTCATACTAAATACTTTAACAACTATGAATATAACCGGACGCTGCTGCTGATGAATAATATTCCACACCTCACCAATGATTTTTTATTATTGCGGGAAGAAAAGCGCCTCATTTCTCCGGTAGCGGAAGTTTTCTATGAACATTACACCGGCAGGAATGATCTCGATGAAAAACTTTCACTTCAAAAAGAAAATATTCAATGCATTATTGGAGAAAACTATGTTCCTTTTGGAGCAGCTCAATCGCCTGAACTATGGGATTATGCAGATAACGTGGATACCATGAAATTCTTAACCTCTCTCGGGGAAAAGCATTCAAAATTAGATTAA
- a CDS encoding 4Fe-4S dicluster domain-containing protein — protein sequence MAIHITEECINCGACEPECPNNAIYEGGAEWAVADGTTIKGPVTLIDGNTVDANQRFPPIAEDIYYIVPSKCTECVGFHEEPQCAAVCPVDCCVPDPEHVETQEQLLEKKGKMHI from the coding sequence ATGGCTATACATATAACGGAAGAATGCATCAACTGCGGAGCTTGCGAGCCGGAATGCCCGAACAATGCAATTTATGAGGGTGGTGCTGAATGGGCAGTCGCCGATGGAACAACTATTAAAGGACCGGTTACCTTAATTGATGGTAATACAGTGGATGCAAACCAGCGTTTCCCTCCTATTGCCGAAGATATCTATTATATCGTCCCGAGTAAATGCACTGAGTGTGTCGGGTTTCATGAAGAACCGCAATGTGCGGCAGTGTGCCCGGTGGATTGCTGTGTACCCGATCCCGAACACGTTGAGACGCAGGAGCAGCTGCTGGAGAAAAAAGGGAAAATGCACATCTGA
- a CDS encoding MFS transporter, with product MSGAAAIDSHQPYAVLKLRNFRLYLLARMCMTVAIQMQAVIVGWQIYSFTHDAFSLGLIGLAEAIPFIITSLFAGHVADIIPRKKVITSFMLLLMLCSGSLFLFSLNADGLLSRFNTAPIFAVIFLIGITRGFLTPAITAFFAQIISKDKYASGITWNSNVWQFASVAGPAIGGLIYGFAGITVAYGAVCLFLIFSFTCFLLIPSVPLPPYDASETLYARLTAGIRFVFNNQVVLGALSLDLFAVLFGGAVAMLPVFAADILKVGPEGLGALRAAPFAGSVIIGLFAAHRPPMKHAGTNLMLCITGFGVCTILFALSTNFYLSLFLLLLTGAFDNISVIVRSTILQLTTPDHMRGRVSAVNNIFIGSSNEIGAFESGTAARLLGLIPSVIFGGVMTIGIVVFTAWWAPVLRRLNLRQIQAQLSGDV from the coding sequence ATGTCCGGCGCCGCTGCTATTGATTCCCATCAACCCTATGCTGTCCTTAAGCTCCGTAATTTCCGCCTCTACCTGCTTGCACGCATGTGCATGACTGTTGCAATTCAGATGCAGGCGGTTATCGTGGGCTGGCAAATTTATTCTTTCACACACGATGCCTTTTCATTAGGTTTAATTGGCCTTGCAGAAGCCATTCCCTTTATCATTACTTCGCTCTTTGCAGGTCATGTAGCAGATATTATCCCGCGGAAAAAAGTGATCACCTCTTTTATGCTTCTCCTGATGCTGTGCTCGGGAAGCTTATTCCTGTTTTCATTGAATGCTGACGGCCTGCTCAGCCGGTTTAATACAGCACCGATTTTTGCAGTTATCTTTCTTATTGGAATTACCCGGGGGTTTCTTACTCCCGCCATCACTGCGTTTTTTGCACAGATCATTTCAAAAGACAAATACGCAAGCGGCATTACGTGGAACTCCAATGTCTGGCAGTTTGCATCGGTCGCCGGGCCTGCCATTGGCGGCCTGATCTATGGCTTCGCAGGCATTACGGTAGCGTATGGCGCAGTGTGCCTCTTTCTCATTTTTTCATTTACCTGTTTTCTGCTCATTCCCTCCGTGCCATTGCCGCCTTACGATGCAAGCGAGACGCTTTATGCGAGGCTTACCGCAGGCATTAGGTTCGTTTTCAACAACCAGGTGGTTCTCGGAGCCTTGTCACTCGATCTCTTTGCTGTGCTCTTTGGTGGCGCAGTTGCCATGCTGCCTGTGTTTGCTGCTGATATTCTGAAAGTAGGCCCGGAAGGTCTCGGCGCGCTTCGTGCGGCACCCTTTGCCGGCTCAGTGATAATAGGATTATTTGCTGCGCACCGCCCGCCAATGAAGCATGCCGGAACTAACCTGATGCTTTGCATTACCGGCTTTGGCGTTTGCACCATCCTGTTTGCGCTCTCCACCAATTTTTACCTGTCGCTTTTTCTGCTGCTTTTAACGGGCGCGTTTGATAACATCAGCGTGATCGTGCGGTCTACCATCCTGCAGCTTACGACACCCGACCATATGCGGGGAAGGGTATCTGCAGTGAACAATATATTTATAGGCTCCTCCAACGAAATAGGTGCCTTTGAATCAGGGACTGCGGCAAGGCTGCTTGGCCTTATTCCCTCGGTTATATTCGGCGGCGTAATGACCATTGGCATTGTGGTCTTTACCGCCTGGTGGGCGCCTGTACTGCGAAGACTAAATTTGAGGCAAATTCAGGCGCAGCTATCGGGTGACGTTTGA
- a CDS encoding type II toxin-antitoxin system PemK/MazF family toxin codes for MKYQQGDVISVPFPFTDLTNSKPRPALVISNDSVSNTCDLIIVMITSQHKSDGVNLEITSTDIDVVLPRQSFVRCHRLATIDEKIVAENLQQSRKSFSRECCLQFNH; via the coding sequence ATGAAATACCAACAGGGCGATGTTATTTCTGTGCCCTTCCCTTTCACGGACCTTACCAATTCTAAACCGAGGCCGGCCTTAGTAATCAGCAATGATTCAGTTTCAAATACCTGCGACCTCATTATTGTAATGATAACGAGTCAACACAAATCTGATGGCGTAAATCTTGAAATCACTTCAACTGATATTGACGTAGTGTTGCCCAGGCAAAGTTTTGTTCGGTGTCATCGGCTTGCCACAATTGATGAAAAAATTGTTGCCGAAAATTTGCAACAGTCACGAAAGAGTTTTTCGCGAGAGTGTTGTCTGCAGTTCAATCATTAG